Proteins encoded within one genomic window of Vicia villosa cultivar HV-30 ecotype Madison, WI unplaced genomic scaffold, Vvil1.0 ctg.002650F_1_1, whole genome shotgun sequence:
- the LOC131639480 gene encoding uncharacterized protein LOC131639480 has protein sequence MSQSSPSKKSSPSSETASGSRAPNVVSDQDVVLNVVPLNSVPATDPKGVTKSTGGSVPETFSVQGREGSAYVHNAIAGIVTRILNEGHQVDGIYVPLAQIPASENSKDDQDGQDDASKDQGDVETSVDNNDEKTPGAKDIETSEAINVETSGTKDAEILEPEKAEEVPVAPSKETLNEGPTVHDVVNLDDLDDSIDIADDELISKISHRVKTRKGKQVCDQDFSKPQVTPQVTPQKKVTIKKIKKVPAEPSTTGSKTTVKKRKERSVSAPEDDVLSDVPDIPSKKKIAVTKSSTKEFIVNLSQDCGDGGTDDFHKVYVRRKCIDFSPAVINLYLGRDAEAQPELEVTDNEVCKVIIGGKVKKWPIKSKLSASSLNVRYALLHKIGAANWVPTNHTSTIAVGLGRFIYAVGTKTKFDYGTYIFDQTMRHAGTSATKLPIAFPSLICGIILKQHPGIRKSKDSVCKRESALSFHYKLLQRSDDMTSAGTSQPSKSVNKALLIAELKETCQELDNRKIKLEKLIQSLEQSTDDDLAGDNMDEDKGAASGAKEEAEVGEGSEDTGSSDAADSDDNTGGSSDEDSDGSDD, from the exons ATGTCTCAGAGTTCTCCCTCAAAGAAATCGTCTCCTTcctctgaaacagcatcaggATCTAGGGCACCCAATGTGGTGAGTGATCAAGATGTTGTGTTGAatgttgtgccattgaactcTGTTCCTGCTACCGATCCT aagggtgttacaaaatcAACTGGTGGATCTGTTCCAGAAACTTTTTCTGTTCAAGGTAGAGAGGGCTCTGCTTATGTTCACAATGCGATCGCAGGTATTGTcacaagaatcttgaatgaagggcaccAGGTTGATGGAATATATGTTCCTCTAGCCCAAATTCCTGCCTCTGAGAACAGCAAAGATGATCAAGATGGTCAAGATGATGCTAGCAAAGATCAGggtgatgttgagacatctgttgaCAACAATGATGAGAAGACCCCTGGTGCCAAAGATATTGAgacatctgaagctatcaatgttgaaaCATCTGGTACTAAAGATGCTGAGATTCTTGAACCTGAGAAAGCTGaagaggttcctgttgctccttctaAAGAAACCCTTAATGAAGGCCCTACTGTGCATGATGTGGTGAATCTGGATGATCTGGATGATTCTATTGACATTGCTGATGATGAGCTCATCTCTAAAATCTCTCATAGAGTCAAGACTCGTAAGGGCAAACAGGTTTGTGATCAAGATTTTTCCAAACCTCAAGTTACTCCTCAAGTTACTCCTCAAAAGAAGGTCACTATAAAGAAGATCAAGAAGGTCCCTGCTGAACCTTCAACCACTGGGAGCAAGACTAcagtgaagaagaggaaggaaagaagtgTTTCTGCCCCTGAAGATGATGTcttaagtgatgtccctgacatcccatcAAAGAAAAAGATTGCTGTCACAAAATCCTCCACAAAG gaATTTATTGTGAACTTGTCTCAAGATTGTGGTGATGGAGGAACTGATGATTTTCATAAGGTGTATGTTAGAAGAAAGTGTATAGATTTTTCCCCTGCTGTTATCAACCTATATCTAGGTAGAGATGCtgaggctcaacctgagcttgaagtgactGATAATGAGGTGTGCAAAGTAATCATTGGTGGTAAGGTTAAGAAGTGGCCTATAAAGAGCAAACTGTCTGCTAGTTCTCTTAATGTCAGGTATGCATTGCTACACAAAATTGGTGCTGCTAACTGGGTGCCTACCAATCACACttctaccattgctgttggccTAGGAAGATTTATTTATGCTGTGGGAACCAAGACAAAATTTGACTATGGGACTTATATATTTGATCAAACTATGAGGCATGCTGGTACCTCTGCTACCAAGCTCCCTATTGCATTCCCATCTCTGATATGTGGGATAATCCTCAAGCAACACCCTGGAATTCGGAAAAGTAAAGATTCTGTATGTAAGAGGGAGAGTGCTTTGTCTTTTCACTACAAACTGCTCCAGAGGTCTGATGACAtgacatctgctgggacatcacaACCCAGCAAATCTGTGAACAAAGCCCTTCTTATTGCTGAGCTGAAAGAGACTTGTCAGGAGTTGGACAACAGGAAGATAAAGCTTGAAAAGCTCATCcaaagtcttgagcagtctaCAGATGATGATCTTGCTGGTGACAATATGGATGAAGACAAAGGTGCTGCTAGTGGGGCTAAGGAAGAGGCTGAGGTTGGTGAGGGCTCTGAGGATACTGGGAGCAGTGATGCTGCTGATTCTGATGACAATACTGGTGGCTCTAGTGATGAAGACAGTGATGGGTCTGATGATTAG